The genomic segment GAGATCGAGCGATGTCGTCCCGCTGCGTTCGAGATCGCCGCTCCCCCAGGTCGCCACCACCTCGCCGAGATCATCAGCGGTGTCGATGGCGATCACCATGGTCGCGTCGCTCAGCGTGTCGGTGCGGCGGACGAGCAGCTCTCCGCGATTGCGCGCCACGCGTGCCGTCGCCCGCCAGTCGACACGCCGGAGCTCATCGCCCGGGACGAACGGGTGGATGTCGCGGAAGTCCCCGCCCTGCCCGAGGCGCCGCCCCTGGTGCCCGCCCTGCATCCCGGTGAGGCGGCGGGACAGCGGGAGGTGGCGCAGCACGGTCAGCCCCGGCGCGACGTGGCGCGTCGCGCGCACGAGAGGGGACGGGGTCTCGAGGATGCTGCCGTCCATGGAGATCCCTCGCCCGGAGGCGGTCACGGCGTTCACCGGCCCCGAGTGCAGCGAGCGGCTCCATGCGATCACCGGGGAGCCATTCGTCGGCACGATGAGACGACGCGTCCGGCGCTCGGACTGCACCATCACCAGTTGCGCCATCTCGGCATCACCTGTCACGCGCACGGCGGTCTCGCGCCGGTCGGCGTTCCCCGCCGCCGGCACGTCCTCGAGCTCGACGGCGACCGGGGTCGCCGTCGGTGCCCGCAGCATCCCCCACACCGTGAGGAGCGCAAACGGCAGTCCCAGCGCGACGATGTCGGGACGCGAGAACACCAGCCCGGCGATACCGAAGGCGATCGCCGCGATGAGACCGAGGACGAATCCCGGCCCCCACCGTTCACGCGCCGGGTTCTCCGTCACGCCGGCGCACTCACCGTCGGGGGGACCGCGACGCGGCCGACGACCCCTGCGACGATCTGGTCCGCGCTGATGCCCTGCGCCCAGGCCTGCGGTGTCAGGGTGAGGCGATGTGCGAGCACCGGTACGGCGATCCGTTTGATGTCGTCCGGCCGCACGAAATCGCGACCGTCCAGAGCGGCGAGCGCTCTTCCGAGAAGGAGAAGACCCAAGGACCCGCGCGGCGACGCACCGACGGCGACGTTCTGGGCGCGCCTGGTCTCTCTCGTGATCTCGACGCAGTACCGGGCGATGTCCGGGTGGACGTGGATCGCCTCCACCGCCTGCTGAAGCTCCACCAGACGTTGCGCGTCGATCACCGGCGCGACGTGGGCTGCCGCCCGTCTGCGCTCCATCCGGTTGAGCAGGATCTGCGCCTCCCCGTCCGCCTCGGGGTATCCGACCGACAGCCGCACCATGAAGCGATCGAGCTGGGCTTCGGGGAGCGCATACGTCCCCTCGTACTCGATGGGGTTCGACGTCGCGATGACGTGGAAGGGAGCGGGCAGCGGAAAGCTGTTGCCCTCCACCGTGACCTGCCCCTCGGCCATCGCCTCCAGCATGGCGGACTGGGTCTTCGGCGTCGTGCGGTTGATCTCGTCGGCGAGCAGCAGACCGGTGAAGATCGGGCCGGGCCGGAACACGAACTCCCCGGTGTCGGGGGCGTACACGTATGATCCGGTCACGTCGCCGGGAAGCATGTCCGGCGTGCACTGCAGGCGTCGGAAACCGAGCCCGAGCGCGGACGCCAGGCTGCGCGCCGCGAGCGTCTTGCCGAGCCCGGGGACGTCCTCGAACAGCACATGGCCGCCGGCGAGGACGGTGGCAAGCGCGATCTCCACGGGATCGTCCATGCCGACGACGACCGTGCGGACGGCAGCGAGGATCTGCGCGCCGGTGTCGGCGATCGAGGTGTTCTGCGTCATTGCTTCTCCTTCGTCGGCGAGAGCCGGTCGATGGCATCGAGCGCGCGTTCGATGTCGGTTCTGTGCGTGCCCTGCCCGGTGAGTCGGTCCCAGAGACCGGCGCCGATGAGCGCGTCGATCTGTGCGCGATCGGCGGGGTCTTCGGTGTCGAGTCCTCGTCGCAGGAGGCGGTGCCGCAGGATGCCGCGTACGCGCCGCGTGATGATGTCCCCTACCGCCCCGGTACGCGGGTTGATCGACCATGCCATGCGCGCGACCGCGGTCCCCCGCTTCTCCGGACCGGACGGGAGCACCACGGCATCCGTGCGGGCATCGTCGGGGATGACGAGCTGGGAGCAGAGCACGACGACGCCGGCGAGGACGCCCCACGCCACCGCGAAGACCTCTTCGACGCCGACGACGAGCCAGAGCAGGGCCGCGACGACGATGGCGACCACCACGGCGGCGGTTGTGCGTCCGCGGGTCATCGCCAGCCCTCCTCGATCATCCGGAGCGCGCTGCGCGCCGCCGCGCGGTCGTCTTCGCCGGACGCATGTCCGCCGAAGCGGATCTGTTCGTACAGTCGCAACAGCGAGGTCGCCGCATCGGTGATGCCCTCGCGACGGGTGATGATGCGCAACGTGAACTCCGCCGGAGTCTCGCTCCGACCTCGGACGAGGCCGGCATCGGCCGCGCTCTCCTCCAAGCCCACCCACGCGGCGATGATCGCGTCATGCGGATCGGCGCGTTCGTCGATGATCCGGAGCGCACCCGCGATGCCGCGGCGGATCACCGGCGCGGCAGCGTCCGCCTCCCGAGGGGCCTCCGTCGACACCGTCTCCGCACCCACCTCGGCCGTGTCGCGACGGCGGTGAGGGCGATCGCGCCACATGCGCATGAGCGCCCGCACGAGCAGGGTCGCGAGCAGCGCGACCACGGCTGCACCGAGCAGGAGGAAGATCACGCCGAGGATCGCCCCGACGACATCGTTCGACGGTTCGGGCAGGGGCATCGGCGTGGCGAGCGGCGACGCGGCCTCGTCCGGGAGCACGACGGGGGCCGGCGTCGAGGAGAGGAAGTCGGCGGGGGTCAGCGTCGGCGTGCCCTGCACGGACGCCGCGAGCATCACGGCTCCGAACGCTGCGAGGATGCCGACGGCCAGCGACACTCGTCCTCCCCGTCGTTCGCGCAGGAACGGCGGCGACGTCGACATCCCCTCACCCTATGCGGGCGAGTCGATCAGACGGCGGCGCGACCTGCGAATGGGGACAAACCGTCCCGGAGCGCAGCGATCTGATCGATGTCCATGCCCACCGCGACCATCACCTGGCGAGGGACGTCGAGCGCTCGCTCACGCAGCTGCACGCCCGCTTCAGTCAGCCTGATCTCGAGTCGCCGCTCGTCCGCGCTGCTGCGCTCGCGAGCGATGAGCCCTTCTTTCTCGAGGCGCTTCACCAGCGGCGACGCCGTCGCGGGGTCCAGTGCGAGATCGACGGCGAGGTCGTTCAGCGTCCGCGGCGATCGTTCCCAGAGCGCGAGCATCACGAGGTACTGCGGATGGGTGAGCCCGAGCGGTTCCAGGATCGGCCGGTAGATGGCCACGACGTTGCGCGCTGCGGTGACGAGGGCGAAGCACAGCTGGTTCTCGAGCCTGAGCATGTCATGAGCATCAACCACGCCACGATCGTACACGCACTAATCGTTAGTACACTAATAGTCATGGAGAATCCTTCAGAACGAGTGCCACTGCGGACGCGCATCCGCGAAGCCGGCGGGCTGTACCGGTGGTTCAACACGAACCTCGTCCGTCTCGCAGGTCCCGCCGCGGTCGGCCCGTACGAGTCCACTCCTCCCCCGACCGCTGCGCAGCGCGCCGAGCGCGCATGTCCGCTGTGCGGTCAGCCGATGACGGCCCACGAGATCGATCGCAGCGGCCCGAAGCCGCTCATGCACTGCCCCTCCTGAACCGCGCGACACCGCGCGACGCGGCCGGGTCGACGGCGAACCGGCGTGTTCAGGCAGCCGCGCTCTCCCGCGCGGCATCGATCCAGAACATCAACGCCTCGTCGTCGTCGAGCACCGTGGGCGCAACGTCCAACCAACTCGGCCCCATCGACTTCGCCCCCATGACGGCGACCGCCACACCCGGTTCGGTCAGCAGTGTCGTCCCGCGCTCCGGCGTCACGCGCACGAGCAGCACGGCCCCAGCCCTGACACCGACGAGGATGCGTCCGTCGAGCAGAAACGCGCGTGTGCCGAACATGCGCTTCTCCTCGAGCCCCGGTTCGGACATGAGGAGCGCACGAACCCGATCCGCCATCTCCGCAGCCGCAGCGTCCATGATCGTGGTCAGGCGTGGCCGGCCCGCTCCATCGCCCGCAGTTCCTTCTTGAGATCCTGCACCTCGTCGCGCAGTCGGCCGGCGAGCTCGAACTTCAGCTCGTCCGCGGCGGCGAGCATCTGGGCGGAGAGATCCTCGATCGTCGCCTGGAGCTGCTGAGCGCCCTCGGCGGCGATGCCGTCGCGACGGAGCTGAGGCGTCGGGCTCTTCCCCTTGCCGGACTTCGTCCGCCCCTTGCCCCGCAGCAGCTCCTGCGTGTCGGACGCCTCCCTGTTCAGGGCGTCGGTGATGTCGGCGATCCGCTTGCGCAGCGGCTGCGGGTCGACGCCGTGCTCCTTGTTGTACGCGATCTGCTTGTCGCGTCGACGCTCGGTCTCCTCGATCGCCTTCGCCATCGAATCGGTCATGTTGTCCGCGTACATGTGCACTTCACCCGAGACGTTTCGTGCCGCACGGCCGATCGTCTGGATGAGCGAGGTCCCCGATCGCAGGAAACCCTCCTTGTCGGCATCCAGGATGGCCACAAGTGACACCTCGGGAAGGTCGAGACCCTCTCGGAGCAGGTTGATGCCGACGAGGACGTCGTAGACACCGGAGCGCAGCTCGCTGAGCAGCTCCACCCGGCGCAGGGTGTCGACGTCGGAGTGCAGGTACCGCACCCGGACACCGTGCTCGCCGAGAAAGTCGGTGAGCTCCTCGGCCATCTTCTTCGTCAGCGTCGTCACGAGCACACGCTCGTCGCGCTCGACACGGACGCGGATCTCCTCGAGCAGATCATCGATCTGCCCCTTGGAGGGCTTGACGATGATCTGCGGGTCGACGAGTCCGGTGGGGCGGATGATCTGCTCCACCACGCCGTCGGCGATGCCCATCTCGTACTTCCCCGGTGTCGCCGACAGATACACCGTCTGACCGATCCGGTTCTTGAACTCGTCGAAGCGCAGTGGCCTGTTGTCCATCGCGCTGGGCAGTCGGAAGCCGTGGTCGACGAGCGTCCGCTTACGCGACGCGTCTCCTTCGTACATCGCCCCGATCTGCGGCACCGTCACGTGCGACTCGTCGATGACGAGGAGGAAGTCATCGGGGAAGAAGTCCAGCAGCGTATGCGGCGGCTCGCCCGCGGCGCGCCCGTCGAGATGCCGCGAGTAGTTCTCGATGCCCGAACAGAAGCCCAGCTGCTGCAGCATCTCGAGGTCGAACGTCGTGCGCATGCGCAGACGCTGCGCCTCGAGGAGCTTGCCCTGACGCTCGAACTCCTCGAGCCGCTGTGCGAGCTCGGCCTCGATCGTCCCGATCGCGCGCTGGACCACGTCGGTGCCGGCGACGTAGTGCGACGCGGGGAAGATCGGCACGGCGTCGAGCTTCTCGATCACGTCTCCGGTGAGCGGGTGCAGGGAGTAGAGCCCCTCGATCTCGTCGCCGAACAGCTCGATGCGGATCGCGTGCTCCTCGTAGACCGGGATGATCTCGATCGTGTCGCCGCGGACCCGGAAGTTGCCGCGCGAGAAGTCCACGTCGTTGCGGTTGTACTGCATGGAGATGAACTGTCTGATCAGCGCATCCCTGTCGTACCGCTCCCCCACCTGAAGTGCCACCATGGCGCGCAGGTACTCCTCCGGGGCACCGAGACCGTAGATGCAGGAGACCGTGGACACGACGACGACGTCACGCCGACTGAGGAGGGAGTTCGTCGTGGAGTGACGCAGCCGCTCGACCTCGGCGTTGATCGACGAGTCCTTCTCGATGAAGGTGTCCGTCTGGGGGACGTATGCCTCCGGCTGGTAGTAGTCGTAGTACGACACGAAGTATTCGACCGCGTTGTTCGGCATGAGATCGCGGAACTCGTTCGCCAACTGCGCCGCCAGCGTCTTGTTGTGCGCCATCACGAGCGTCGGCCGCTGCACCTGCTCGATCAGCCACGCCGTCGTCGCCGACTTTCCCGTACCCGTGGCGCCGAGCAGCACGACGTCGGTCTCACCGGCATTGATGCGCGCCGCGAGGTCGGCGATCGCCTGGGGCTGGTCGCCCGCAGGCATGTACTCGCTGACCACCTCGAACGGACGGACGTTACGCGTGGTTTGCATTCTTCCAGCGTAAGCGTCGCCACCGACATCGGGGCCGGTGATTCCCGGTCATACGGCCGTGAGACGGCTCCAGACCGCATCCGTCCGGGCGATCGTCTCGTCGATGGTGCCGGAGGTGTCGATCACGATGTCCGCGAGCGCGAGCCGCTTCTCGTCGGAGACCTGTGCGTCGATCCGCTTCTGAGCGGCATCCGGTTCCATGCCCCGCAGCTCCACCAGTCGGCGGAGCCGCTCCGACGCGGGCGCGTGCGCCACCACGATCGTGTCCCACGGATCGTCGACGCGCGCCTCGACGAGCAGCGGCACGTCGTAGACGACCACGGCCGCAGCATTCTCCGCGAACGCCGCGGCGAACCTCCGTGCCGACTCGGCCCTCACAGCGGGGTGCACGATCGCGTTCAACCGCTGGAGCGCCTCGTCGTCACCGAACACCCGCGTCCCGAGCGCCGCGCGGTCGAGCGCGCCGCTGTCGTCCAGCACATCCGGGCCGAACGCCTCGGCGATGTCGTCCAGCACCGGGGACCCCGGCGCCTGGACGTCGCGCACGATCTGGTCAGCGTCGACGACGATCGCACCGTGCTCCCGCAGGCGCCGGGCGATCGTCGACTTCCCGGAGGCGATGCCCCCGGTGAGGGCGATGAGTGGCATGCGTCCATCCTGACACGCGAGATGTGCCACGCCGGCCGCCGACGCCTCAGCGCGACAGCAGCTGCCGCTTCGAGCTGATCACGCCCGTGTCGAATCCGGCCAGGTGCAGTCCGCCGTGGAAGCGGGCGTGCTCGATCTTGATGCAGCGGTCCATGACGACCGACAACCCCGCCGTCTCGGCGATGGCCGCGGCCTCCTCGTTCCAGGAACCCAGCTGCAGCCACAGCGCGCCGGCGCCGATGTCGACGGCCTCCTGCGCGACACCGGGAAGGTCGTCGTGCTTGCGGAACACGTCGACGATGTCGGGCACGACGGGCAGCTCGGCGAGCGAGGCATACGCCGGTCGGCCGAGGATCTCGTCCGCCATCGGATTCACGAAGTACACGTCGTACGGTGAGCTGGACAGCAGGTACGTGGCGACGAAGTACGAGGCGCGCGCCGGATTGCTGGAGGCGCCGACGATCGCGACGGAACGGGATCGACGCAGCAGCGCGAATCGTTCCTGCTGGCCGGGTCCGGCCCAGGAACGACCGGGAGCCACGGCGACGGAGGCGCCGGGCAGCTCGCACGACACGGCCGCCGGCGCACTGACGGGTGGAGTGAACTCGCACGCATCGTTCGTGGTCATCGGGTGGCTCCCGTCGCTGCGGTGAGGGCCTG from the Microbacterium ginsengiterrae genome contains:
- a CDS encoding DUF58 domain-containing protein, translating into MTENPARERWGPGFVLGLIAAIAFGIAGLVFSRPDIVALGLPFALLTVWGMLRAPTATPVAVELEDVPAAGNADRRETAVRVTGDAEMAQLVMVQSERRTRRLIVPTNGSPVIAWSRSLHSGPVNAVTASGRGISMDGSILETPSPLVRATRHVAPGLTVLRHLPLSRRLTGMQGGHQGRRLGQGGDFRDIHPFVPGDELRRVDWRATARVARNRGELLVRRTDTLSDATMVIAIDTADDLGEVVATWGSGDLERSGTTSLDLARLAARSIAVSAVAAGDRVALHVLTHGGRSVRSGAGRKHLAKVEAAIAATGQAGEDARFRRTPPVPHGSAVFVLSTFFDGAAADAALAWRAAGHAVVAVDVLPSLETRRLSPEQRLALRTVLAEREDVLHDLRSADIDVVTWRDDPATELDAAARARR
- a CDS encoding AAA family ATPase, with the protein product MTQNTSIADTGAQILAAVRTVVVGMDDPVEIALATVLAGGHVLFEDVPGLGKTLAARSLASALGLGFRRLQCTPDMLPGDVTGSYVYAPDTGEFVFRPGPIFTGLLLADEINRTTPKTQSAMLEAMAEGQVTVEGNSFPLPAPFHVIATSNPIEYEGTYALPEAQLDRFMVRLSVGYPEADGEAQILLNRMERRRAAAHVAPVIDAQRLVELQQAVEAIHVHPDIARYCVEITRETRRAQNVAVGASPRGSLGLLLLGRALAALDGRDFVRPDDIKRIAVPVLAHRLTLTPQAWAQGISADQIVAGVVGRVAVPPTVSAPA
- a CDS encoding DUF4129 domain-containing protein; protein product: MSTSPPFLRERRGGRVSLAVGILAAFGAVMLAASVQGTPTLTPADFLSSTPAPVVLPDEAASPLATPMPLPEPSNDVVGAILGVIFLLLGAAVVALLATLLVRALMRMWRDRPHRRRDTAEVGAETVSTEAPREADAAAPVIRRGIAGALRIIDERADPHDAIIAAWVGLEESAADAGLVRGRSETPAEFTLRIITRREGITDAATSLLRLYEQIRFGGHASGEDDRAAARSALRMIEEGWR
- a CDS encoding MarR family winged helix-turn-helix transcriptional regulator — protein: MLRLENQLCFALVTAARNVVAIYRPILEPLGLTHPQYLVMLALWERSPRTLNDLAVDLALDPATASPLVKRLEKEGLIARERSSADERRLEIRLTEAGVQLRERALDVPRQVMVAVGMDIDQIAALRDGLSPFAGRAAV
- a CDS encoding TfoX/Sxy family protein, with the protein product MDAAAAEMADRVRALLMSEPGLEEKRMFGTRAFLLDGRILVGVRAGAVLLVRVTPERGTTLLTEPGVAVAVMGAKSMGPSWLDVAPTVLDDDEALMFWIDAARESAAA
- the uvrB gene encoding excinuclease ABC subunit UvrB; this encodes MQTTRNVRPFEVVSEYMPAGDQPQAIADLAARINAGETDVVLLGATGTGKSATTAWLIEQVQRPTLVMAHNKTLAAQLANEFRDLMPNNAVEYFVSYYDYYQPEAYVPQTDTFIEKDSSINAEVERLRHSTTNSLLSRRDVVVVSTVSCIYGLGAPEEYLRAMVALQVGERYDRDALIRQFISMQYNRNDVDFSRGNFRVRGDTIEIIPVYEEHAIRIELFGDEIEGLYSLHPLTGDVIEKLDAVPIFPASHYVAGTDVVQRAIGTIEAELAQRLEEFERQGKLLEAQRLRMRTTFDLEMLQQLGFCSGIENYSRHLDGRAAGEPPHTLLDFFPDDFLLVIDESHVTVPQIGAMYEGDASRKRTLVDHGFRLPSAMDNRPLRFDEFKNRIGQTVYLSATPGKYEMGIADGVVEQIIRPTGLVDPQIIVKPSKGQIDDLLEEIRVRVERDERVLVTTLTKKMAEELTDFLGEHGVRVRYLHSDVDTLRRVELLSELRSGVYDVLVGINLLREGLDLPEVSLVAILDADKEGFLRSGTSLIQTIGRAARNVSGEVHMYADNMTDSMAKAIEETERRRDKQIAYNKEHGVDPQPLRKRIADITDALNREASDTQELLRGKGRTKSGKGKSPTPQLRRDGIAAEGAQQLQATIEDLSAQMLAAADELKFELAGRLRDEVQDLKKELRAMERAGHA
- the coaE gene encoding dephospho-CoA kinase → MPLIALTGGIASGKSTIARRLREHGAIVVDADQIVRDVQAPGSPVLDDIAEAFGPDVLDDSGALDRAALGTRVFGDDEALQRLNAIVHPAVRAESARRFAAAFAENAAAVVVYDVPLLVEARVDDPWDTIVVAHAPASERLRRLVELRGMEPDAAQKRIDAQVSDEKRLALADIVIDTSGTIDETIARTDAVWSRLTAV
- a CDS encoding CoA-binding protein; amino-acid sequence: MTTNDACEFTPPVSAPAAVSCELPGASVAVAPGRSWAGPGQQERFALLRRSRSVAIVGASSNPARASYFVATYLLSSSPYDVYFVNPMADEILGRPAYASLAELPVVPDIVDVFRKHDDLPGVAQEAVDIGAGALWLQLGSWNEEAAAIAETAGLSVVMDRCIKIEHARFHGGLHLAGFDTGVISSKRQLLSR